A genomic segment from Oryctolagus cuniculus chromosome 14, mOryCun1.1, whole genome shotgun sequence encodes:
- the TMEM174 gene encoding transmembrane protein 174 — translation MEPGGGRLEDFPLNVFAVTPYTPSTADIQVSDDDKAGATLLFSGIFLGLVGITFTIMGWIKYQGVSHFEWTQLLGPILLSVGVTFILIAVCKFKMLSCQLCKENEERALDSEQTPGGQSFVFTGINQPITFHGATVVQYIPPPYAPQEPLGMTAPYLQPGASPCGLLPTAGVVAAAPSPPQYYSIYPQGNAAFVGDEDWPCVVDGSSDRSSCDAPRPEESQLPEGDCARFSPPPYEEIYSLPR, via the exons ATGGAGCCGGGTGGCGGGCGCCTGGAGGACTTCCCTCTCAACGTGTTTGCCGTCACCCCTTACACCCCCAGTACTGCCGACATCCAGGTGTCCGACGACGACAAGGCGGGGGCCACCTTGCTCTTCTCGGGCATCTTCCTGGGACTGGTGGGCATCACGTTCACCATCATGGGTTGGATCAAATACCAAGGCGTCTCGCATTTTGAATGGACCCAGCTCCTGGGGCCCATCCTGCTGTCAGTCGGGGTCACGTTCATCCTGATCGCTGTGTGCAAGTTCAAGATGCTCTCCTGCCAGCTGTGCAAAGAAAACGAGGAAAGGGCCCTGGACTCGGAGCAGACTCCAGGAGGACAATCGTTCGTCTTCACCGGCATCAACCAACCCATCACCTTCCACGGGGCCACCGTGGTGCAGTACATCCCTCCTCCTTACGCACCTCAGGAGCCCCTGGGGATGACCGCCCCGTACCTGCAGCCCGGAGCGAGCCCCTGTGGTCTCCTACCCACTGCGGGGGTAGTGGCTGCGGCGCCGAGTCCTCCCCAGTACTATAGCATCTACCCACAAGGCAATGCCGCGTTTGTGGGTGATGAAGACTGGCCGTGTGTCGTGGATGGTAGCAGTGACAG GTCCAGCTGTGACGCTCCGCGGCCagaggagtcccagctgcccgaGGGGGACTGTGCCCGCTTCTCTCCCCCGCCCTACGAGGAGATATACTCCCTCCCACGCTAG